The Primulina eburnea isolate SZY01 chromosome 8, ASM2296580v1, whole genome shotgun sequence genome contains a region encoding:
- the LOC140838316 gene encoding ferrochelatase-2, chloroplastic-like has product MNQSSMNIRIQTPPPLLLPQAKLSSQGTCPCTRVQLEALSNSNFAKRSLATRCYLGWSGTPVTMARQLHTNSSQTGALATSGSQEVSSTSIVGNAKLGVLLLNLGGPETLEDVQPFLFNLFADPDIIRLPRPFRFLQKPLAQFVSVVRSPKSKEGYASIGGGSPLRRMTDAQAEELKKALCAKNVPANVYVGMRYWHPFTEEAIEQIKRDKITKLVVLPLYPQFSISTSGSSLRLLENIFREDEYLVNMQHTVIPSWYQREGYIKAMVNLIEKELGNFDRPEEVMIFFSAHGVPLAYVEDAGDPYKAEMEECVDLIMEELEKRRINNAYTLAYQSRVGPVEWLRPYTDETIIELGRKGVKSLLAVPISFVSEHIETLEEIDVEYKELALESGVKNWGRVPALGCEPTFILDLADAVIESLPYVGAMAVSNLEARQSLVPLGSVEELLAAYDSQRRELPPPVVVWEWGWTKSAETWNGRAAMLAVLVLLVLEVTTGEGFLHQWGVLPLFR; this is encoded by the exons ATGAAccaatcatcaatgaatatacgAATTCAGACTCCTCCTCCACT ACTACTGCCGCAGGCCAAACTTTCTTCCCAGGGGACATGTCCTTGCACTAGAGTGCAATTAGAGGCTTTGTCCAATTCTAATTTCGCAAAGCGGTCACTGGCTACAAGATGTTACCTGGGATGGTCCGGAACACCTGTGACTATGGCGCGACAACTGCATACAAACTCATCACAGACAGGAGCACTGGCCACTTCTGGATCTCAAGAAGTGTCCTCAACTTCAATTGTTGGCAATGCAAAGTTAGGAGTTCTATTACTTAATCTTGGAGGTCCTGAGACTCTAGAAGATGTGCAGCCCTTCTTGTTTAACCTTTTTGCTGATCCG GATATAATTCGACTGCCGAGGCCATTTCGTTTTCTTCAAAAGCCTTTGGCACAGTTTGTATCTGTTGTTAGATCTCCGAAGAGCAAAGAAGGATATGCTTCAATAGGTGGCGGTTCTCCTCTGCGGCGAATGACTGATGCCCAG GCTGAGGAGTTGAAAAAAGCTCTATGTGCTAAGAATGTCCCTGCAAATGTGTATGTTGGTATGCGTTACTGGCATCCATTTACTGAAGAGGCTATTGAACAG ATTAAACGAGACAAAATTACAAAACTCGTTGTACTTCCTCTCTACCCCCAATTTTCAATATCAACTAGTGGTTCAAGCCTCCGACTTCTGGAAAATATATTCAG GGAGGATGAATATCTTGTTAACATGCAACACACTGTCATTCCTTCGTGGTATCAGCGTGAAGGATATATAAAAGCTATGGTAAACCTGATTGAGAAAGAGTTGGGAAATTTTGATCGCCCAGAGGAG GTGATGATTTTTTTTAGTGCTCATGGGGTACCTCTTGCATACGTTGAGGATGCCGGTGATCCATACAAGGCTGAAATGGAGGAATGTGTGGACTTGATCATGGAAGAACTGGAAAAGAGAAGGATTAACAATGCGTATACCCTTGCCTATCAG AGTAGGGTTGGACCAGTAGAGTGGTTGAGGCCATACACAGATGAGACAATAATCGAGCTTGGAAGGAAAGGAGTGAAGAGTCTCCTGGCTGTCCCAATTAG TTTTGTGAGCGAACATATTGAGACATTAGAGGAAATCGATGTTGAATACAAGGAGTTGGCTTTAGAATCTGGCGTAAAGAACTGGGGACGGGTTCCAGCACTTGGCTGCGAACCTACTTTCATTTTGGATTTGGCTGATGCAGTAATTGAAAGTCTTCCATATGTTGGAGCAATGGCTGTCTCCAATCTTGAAGCTCGACAG TCATTAGTTCCACTTGGAAGTGTGGAAGAGCTTCTTGCTGCATATGATTCACAGCGTAGGGAGTTACCTCCCCCTGTTGTTGTTTGGGAATGGGGTTGGACAAAAAGTGCAGAAACATGGAATGGAAGGGCAGCAATGCTGGCTGTACTTGTTCTGCTGGTGCTTGAAGTGACCACTGGAGAAGGTTTTTTACATCAGTGGGGTGTATTGCCCTTGTTTCGATGA
- the LOC140838317 gene encoding TOM1-like protein 5, whose protein sequence is MAAELVSSATSDKLTDTDWTKNIEICEVVAHDHKQAKVVIKAIKKRLGSKHSNSQLFSVMLLEMLMNNVGESVHKQVIDVGILPILVKIVKRKDLPVREKIFLLLDAAQTSLGGASGRFPQYYSAYFELVNAGVQFPQRPEDVPIPHSSNVNKNPPDKESTAPTSERSTPQARDENVSGSSLLEKAGTALEVLRDVLNAVDTQHPEGAKDEFTLDLVEQCSFQKQRVMHLVMTSRDEKVVSQAIELNEQLERVLRRHDALLACRTTSTPNHIDHQQTEVEEKEEAEQLFRRTRKGKACLRPEDDGNHPIDRPLGLMGRSVPSEMLHRPLIRPLTLEPQQEMVNRQSPVESKQEVITGKPVVTIPPPPAKHVEREKFFQEHKPEGSTAVNGHMRNLSLHSRNASSSRSGSMDFSD, encoded by the exons ATGGCTGCCGAACTTGTTAGTTCTGCAACAAGCGACAAACTTACTGATACCGATTGgacaaaaaatattgaaatatgcGAAGTAGTTGCACATGATCACAA ACAAGCTAAAGTTGTCATAAAAGCTATTAAAAAACGTCTGGGAAGCAAACACTCGAACTCTCAACTATTTTCCGTGATG TTGCTGGAAATGTTAATGAATAATGTTGGGGAATCTGTCCACAAGCAGGTTATAGACGTGGGAATTCTTCCTATACTTGTTAAAATTGTTAAGAGAAAG gaCCTTCCTGTACGGGAAAAGATTTTTCTTCTGCTCGATGCAGCTCAGACGTCTCTTGGTGGAGCTTCTGGAAGGTTTCCTCAGTATTATAGTGCTTACTTTGAATTAGTG AATGCAGGTGTGCAATTTCCTCAGAGGCCTGAAGACGTCCCGATACCTCATTCATCAAATGTGAATAAGAATCCACCAGATAAGGAATCTACTGCTCCTACAAGTGAAAGAAGCACACCACAAGCACGGGATGAAAATGTTTCTGGATCAAG TCTTCTTGAAAAGGCTGGTACAGCACTAGAGGTTTTGAGGGATGTACTCAATGCTGTTGATACTCAACATCCTGAG GGAGCTAAGGATGAGTTTACCCTCGATCTCGTGGAACAGTGCTCATTCCAAAAGCAACGAGTAATGCATCTTGTTATGACTTCTAG GGATGAAAAGGTGGTTTCACAAGCGATTGAGCTTAACGAGCAGCTAGAGAGAGTTTTACGAAGGCATGATGCTCTTTTAGCTTGCAGGACAACGTCAACTCCAAATCATATAGATCATCAACAAACGGAGGTAGAAGAAAAGGAAGAAGCAGAACAACTTTTTCGACG GACGAGGAAAGGAAAAGCTTGTCTACGGCCAGAAGATGACGGAAACCACCCGATAGATAGACCGTTGGGATTGATGGGGCGTTCCGTGCCATCTGAAATGCTCCATCGTCCCCTCATACGACCTCTAACTCTTGAGCCACAACAAGAAATGGTTAACCGGCAATCACCCGTGGAGTCAAAACAAGAAGTCATTACAGGTAAACCCGTAGTTACAATCCCACCACCACCAGCTAAACATGTGGAGCGCGAAAAGTTCTTCCAAGAGCATAAACCTGAGGGCTCTACCGCCGTTAATGGCCATATGCGAAACCTCTCATTACACAGTCGAAATGCCAGTAGCTCTCGCAGTGGAAGTATGGATTTCAGTGACTAA